The Terriglobia bacterium genome has a window encoding:
- a CDS encoding TonB family protein — translation MTYQDERLDRWLIASMVLHIAFFGILVLSPHIFPNFGANWGSQSGGANPGISVKIASNVSGVPLPTPEVVQQNAPANESPAFYKSEPAPPPLPDKTAEPVPQPKAPIKTTPVPKPKPPAPASKPAPAPEAPPNAVPAGQGGRPSLAYGQFSTGAGQAGIGFGDASFGDRYGWYVTQITRAISNNWLKSLVDSSVQRAPRVYVSFNIARDGTVNCGDVSIKQSSGIPSLDRSAQRAVCASSPLTPLPGDYRGGSVSVNFYFEYSR, via the coding sequence ATGACCTATCAGGACGAGAGACTGGACCGCTGGCTGATCGCGTCGATGGTTCTTCACATCGCGTTCTTCGGCATTCTTGTTCTCTCGCCGCACATCTTTCCGAATTTCGGCGCGAATTGGGGATCGCAGTCCGGCGGCGCGAACCCGGGAATCAGTGTTAAAATTGCGAGTAATGTTTCAGGAGTACCTTTGCCAACTCCTGAGGTCGTGCAACAGAACGCGCCGGCGAATGAGTCTCCGGCTTTCTATAAAAGCGAGCCGGCGCCTCCGCCGCTGCCGGACAAAACGGCGGAGCCTGTTCCGCAGCCGAAAGCACCGATCAAGACAACTCCGGTTCCAAAGCCCAAACCGCCGGCGCCCGCTTCGAAACCCGCTCCCGCGCCGGAAGCGCCTCCAAACGCCGTTCCTGCCGGACAAGGTGGGCGGCCGTCTCTGGCATACGGTCAGTTTTCGACCGGAGCCGGGCAGGCCGGAATCGGATTCGGCGATGCGTCTTTTGGCGACCGGTATGGCTGGTACGTGACCCAGATTACGCGGGCCATTTCGAATAACTGGTTGAAGTCACTTGTGGATTCGAGTGTGCAGCGGGCGCCGCGAGTTTATGTCAGTTTCAATATTGCGCGTGATGGCACAGTGAATTGTGGCGACGTTTCGATAAAACAGTCGAGCGGGATACCGTCGTTGGATCGTTCCGCTCAGCGCGCCGTTTGCGCGTCGAGTCCGCTGACCCCTCTTCCCGGCGATTACCGGGGAGGCAGCGTCAGCGTCAATTTCTATTTCGAGTATTCACGATGA